A single region of the Pseudomonas mandelii genome encodes:
- the qhpE gene encoding subtilisin-like serine protease QhpE — protein sequence MKPELRIGVVDSGHSAAQRVQVIAGRRFSLLEDGLAESDLRDDPLGHGSAVIEAIGRRAPAAVFCVGQVFDQRGVTSALQIASAIDWLVAQDVRLINLSLGLRQDRSLLREACAAAVARGILLCASSPAQGEGVYPANYPQVLRVTGDARCTEHEWSWLNSAQADFAACVHGTYPGQSGASLGCAALSGHIASFLVAHPDASNEHVIEWLRENARYRGPERRFGA from the coding sequence ATGAAGCCTGAGCTAAGGATTGGCGTGGTCGACAGCGGACATTCGGCGGCGCAGCGGGTGCAGGTGATCGCCGGACGGCGTTTTTCGCTGCTGGAGGATGGCCTGGCCGAAAGCGACTTGCGTGACGACCCGCTGGGCCACGGCAGCGCGGTGATCGAAGCCATCGGGCGGCGAGCCCCTGCGGCGGTGTTTTGCGTGGGGCAGGTGTTTGACCAGCGCGGCGTCACCAGCGCCTTGCAAATTGCCAGCGCTATCGACTGGCTGGTGGCGCAGGATGTTCGCTTGATTAATTTGAGCCTTGGATTACGCCAGGATCGCAGCCTGTTGCGCGAAGCCTGCGCAGCGGCGGTGGCGCGGGGCATTTTGTTGTGTGCCTCCAGCCCGGCCCAGGGCGAGGGTGTGTATCCGGCGAATTATCCACAGGTGCTGCGCGTCACCGGCGATGCGCGTTGCACCGAGCATGAATGGTCGTGGCTCAACAGTGCCCAGGCCGATTTCGCGGCGTGCGTGCATGGGACCTATCCGGGACAGTCCGGTGCGAGCCTTGGGTGTGCGGCGTTGAGCGGACATATTGCGAGTTTCCTGGTTGCCCATCCCGACGCGAGTAACGAGCACGTCATCGAGTGGCTGCGCGAGAACGCCCGCTATCGTGGCCCTGAACGGCGCTTCGGCGCATGA
- the qhpG gene encoding flavin-dependent monooxygenase QhpG, which yields MIVILGAGPAGAAVALGLRRLGYAVTLVSEWRRFAALEGVSLRVLEALRGAGLQQALADAALPSQRQVSWNGQQHAQNIEFLLDRPSFDRGLREDLRLAGVELIEGRVLSVQASGVGHRVEIEGREALLADFLVEARGRQAPALGKGLRGPETVSLLNRWQGTPGSTASAVESLEDGWAWMARRADGQCYWQWTVDVASAELPGKATLLDYCRARRQGSAWAREFFGVGPETDLQLHARSSTAILSPQVCGDHWIRVGDAAMAVDPLSGNGIFQSLSSALQAPTVINTLLRKPERAALAQRFHQQRVEQLFLRFARIGRDFYADEQRWLEQPFWQARRQWPDAEVAHAEADFAALRIERAPVLKDGFVDDAEVVITADQPLGIWHVQGVELAPLVRRLQTEPAEQVLAGLTVEQGRMVRSWLLSQGFKP from the coding sequence ATGATTGTGATTCTTGGCGCTGGACCTGCCGGGGCGGCAGTCGCCCTGGGTTTGCGGCGACTCGGTTATGCGGTGACCCTGGTCAGCGAGTGGCGCCGGTTTGCGGCACTGGAAGGCGTTTCGCTTCGGGTACTGGAGGCCTTGCGCGGCGCGGGCCTGCAGCAGGCGTTGGCGGATGCGGCGTTGCCCTCCCAGCGGCAGGTGTCGTGGAACGGTCAGCAACATGCGCAGAACATCGAATTTCTGTTGGATCGCCCGAGTTTCGACCGAGGTTTGCGCGAAGACCTGCGTCTGGCTGGTGTTGAGCTGATCGAAGGGCGGGTGCTGAGCGTTCAGGCCTCGGGGGTGGGGCATCGGGTCGAGATTGAAGGGCGCGAGGCGCTGCTTGCGGATTTTCTGGTAGAGGCCCGCGGACGCCAGGCGCCCGCACTGGGCAAAGGCCTGCGCGGGCCGGAGACGGTCAGCCTGCTCAATCGTTGGCAAGGCACGCCGGGCAGCACCGCCAGCGCGGTGGAAAGCCTTGAGGACGGCTGGGCGTGGATGGCGCGGCGGGCCGACGGTCAGTGTTATTGGCAATGGACGGTGGACGTGGCCAGCGCGGAATTGCCGGGCAAGGCGACGTTGCTGGATTACTGCCGCGCACGGCGTCAGGGTTCGGCATGGGCGCGTGAGTTTTTCGGTGTCGGGCCTGAGACCGATCTCCAACTGCATGCGCGCAGCAGCACGGCGATTTTGAGTCCGCAGGTCTGTGGTGATCACTGGATCCGGGTCGGCGATGCCGCGATGGCGGTGGATCCGCTGTCGGGCAATGGTATTTTCCAGTCCTTGTCTTCAGCGTTACAGGCGCCCACGGTGATCAACACGTTATTGCGTAAACCGGAACGGGCGGCGCTGGCCCAACGGTTTCATCAGCAGCGGGTGGAGCAGCTGTTTTTGCGCTTTGCGCGGATCGGTCGCGACTTTTACGCCGATGAGCAGAGGTGGCTGGAGCAGCCGTTCTGGCAGGCACGGCGGCAGTGGCCGGATGCTGAAGTGGCCCATGCCGAGGCGGATTTTGCGGCGTTGAGGATTGAGCGGGCGCCGGTGTTGAAAGATGGGTTTGTCGATGACGCCGAGGTGGTGATCACGGCGGATCAGCCGCTGGGGATCTGGCATGTGCAGGGGGTTGAACTGGCGCCGTTGGTGCGGCGGTTGCAGACCGAACCGGCCGAGCAGGTGCTGGCGGGGTTGACGGTGGAGCAGGGGCGGATGGTTCGGAGTTGGTTACTGTCGCAAGGCTTCAAACCCTAA
- a CDS encoding DUF1652 domain-containing protein — MFLSTLEIQNIIEHSMLPAVCTCVMEADQSLTIRVCDCMTGKVELIATNVPIWNLNSPHDIAVLVADIQQKIEAHKNISSTLAS; from the coding sequence ATGTTCCTTTCAACCCTGGAAATTCAAAACATCATTGAACACAGTATGTTGCCCGCTGTGTGCACATGCGTCATGGAGGCAGACCAGTCCCTGACGATCCGGGTCTGTGACTGCATGACAGGAAAAGTGGAACTGATCGCCACTAACGTCCCCATATGGAACTTGAACAGTCCCCATGACATTGCTGTACTTGTGGCGGATATTCAGCAAAAAATCGAGGCTCACAAAAACATTTCCTCGACATTGGCCAGTTGA
- a CDS encoding aldehyde dehydrogenase family protein: MPLPYLLPATSAFIQRAPRMLIGGDWVEAADGQTMPLHNPATGEVLCVVPRATPEDVDRAVLAARQAFDDSPWTRTRPRERQNLLWKLADLMERDAELLAQLECLNNGKSAAVAQVMDVQLSIDFLRYMAGWATKIEGSSVEVSLPLMPNDQFHSFIRREAVGVVGAIVAWNFPLLLACWKLGPALATGCTVVLKPADETPLTALKLAELVLEAGYPEGVFNVVTGTGITAGSALTHNPLVDKLTFTGSTAVGKQIGKIAMESMTRVTLELGGKSPTIVMADADLKTAAAGAASAIFFNQGQVCCAGSRLYVQRKHFDNVVADIADIANAMKLGNGLDPSVEMGPLISARQQERVYGYIEKGRESGATIACGGEQFGPGFFVKPTVIVDVDQKHSLVQEEIFGPVLVAIPFDDEADALRMANDSPYGLGASIWSNDLAAVHRMIPRIKSGSVWVNCHSALDPALPFGGYKMSGVGREMGYAAIEHYTELKSVLIKL; encoded by the coding sequence ATGCCCCTCCCTTATTTGCTTCCCGCCACCTCGGCGTTCATCCAGCGCGCCCCGCGCATGCTTATCGGCGGTGACTGGGTCGAGGCCGCCGACGGCCAGACCATGCCCCTGCACAACCCGGCCACCGGTGAAGTGCTGTGCGTCGTGCCAAGGGCAACGCCCGAGGACGTCGACCGCGCCGTGCTGGCCGCTCGTCAGGCCTTCGATGATTCGCCCTGGACCCGCACCCGCCCACGGGAGCGGCAGAACCTGTTGTGGAAACTCGCCGACCTGATGGAACGCGACGCCGAACTGCTGGCGCAACTGGAATGCCTGAACAACGGCAAAAGCGCAGCGGTGGCCCAGGTGATGGACGTGCAGTTATCCATCGACTTCCTGCGCTACATGGCGGGCTGGGCGACCAAGATCGAAGGCTCGAGCGTTGAAGTGTCGTTGCCGCTGATGCCCAACGATCAGTTCCACAGTTTCATCCGCCGCGAAGCGGTAGGTGTAGTGGGCGCCATCGTTGCCTGGAACTTCCCGCTGCTGCTGGCCTGCTGGAAACTCGGCCCGGCCCTGGCCACCGGCTGCACCGTGGTGCTCAAACCCGCCGACGAAACCCCGCTGACCGCGCTGAAACTGGCCGAACTGGTGCTGGAAGCCGGGTACCCCGAGGGCGTGTTCAACGTGGTCACCGGCACCGGCATCACCGCTGGCTCGGCGCTGACCCACAACCCTCTGGTGGACAAGCTGACCTTCACCGGCTCCACCGCCGTGGGCAAGCAGATCGGCAAGATCGCCATGGAGTCCATGACCCGTGTCACGCTTGAACTGGGCGGCAAATCACCAACCATCGTCATGGCCGATGCCGACCTGAAAACCGCCGCAGCCGGGGCCGCCAGCGCAATTTTCTTCAATCAGGGCCAGGTGTGCTGCGCCGGTTCCAGGCTGTATGTGCAGCGCAAGCATTTCGACAATGTGGTGGCGGACATCGCCGACATCGCCAACGCCATGAAACTCGGCAACGGTCTGGACCCAAGCGTCGAGATGGGGCCGCTGATTTCCGCTCGCCAGCAGGAACGGGTGTACGGGTACATCGAAAAAGGCCGGGAAAGTGGCGCGACCATCGCCTGCGGCGGCGAGCAGTTCGGGCCAGGTTTTTTCGTCAAGCCGACGGTGATTGTCGATGTCGATCAGAAGCACTCGCTGGTGCAGGAGGAGATCTTCGGCCCGGTGCTGGTGGCGATTCCGTTCGATGATGAAGCCGATGCGTTGCGCATGGCCAATGACAGTCCTTATGGGCTGGGCGCGAGTATCTGGTCGAACGACCTGGCGGCGGTACACCGGATGATTCCGCGAATCAAATCGGGGTCGGTGTGGGTCAACTGCCACAGCGCGCTCGATCCAGCGCTGCCGTTTGGCGGGTACAAAATGTCCGGGGTCGGGCGGGAGATGGGGTATGCGGCGATTGAGCATTACACCGAGTTGAAGTCGGTGTTGATCAAGTTGTAA
- a CDS encoding ABC transporter ATP-binding protein, whose amino-acid sequence MQRLIVRLIDSQNPEALQAALRWLYSFVRPHRLAIAGLLGLSVCASSLVLVQPWLTKLLIDDGLLAKNFPMLVLIAGLMILAGLLGTALSGINRYLHTRLSGRILFSLRDDLYRHLQTLSPSFYGQRRIGDLMSRLDGDVAEIQRFAVDSLFSAVSSVVGLVVAVAMLLTLSWKLSLLALVLIPLDILWLRWMRRKVERDVRQLRERSADMSSFMVETLPVMKFIQSAGQQQRESRRLESLGQGYMSQLLRLQVTEFFTQAVPGTLTSLSRACAFLIGGYWVVQGTWQLGALIAFSTYLGMAVGPVQSLLGLYVAIQRMTVSLGRVMELRGEEPTVLTPVEPKPMPTSGELRFDDVHFSHPGRPTTLRGIEARIPYGLKVALSGGSGVGKSTLIDLLQRHHDPQAGRVLLGEVDLRELDLFQLRRRIAVVSQDIVLFRGSLADNLAYAVPDASREAIAEVARLAQLDSLIESLPEGLDSPLGERGQQLSGGQKQRIAIARALLQDPLILVLDEATSAVDEATEREVIEAIDRLFAGRTRILISHRPSTLADADVRFELLDGVLISKAVLHEA is encoded by the coding sequence ATGCAGCGCTTGATCGTTCGGCTGATCGACAGCCAGAACCCCGAAGCCCTGCAAGCGGCGTTGCGTTGGCTCTACAGTTTTGTGCGCCCGCATCGATTGGCGATTGCCGGGCTGCTCGGCTTGTCGGTCTGCGCTTCTTCGCTGGTGCTGGTGCAGCCGTGGCTGACCAAACTATTGATCGACGATGGCTTGCTGGCGAAAAACTTCCCGATGCTGGTGCTGATTGCCGGATTGATGATTCTCGCCGGGCTGCTTGGCACAGCGCTGTCGGGGATCAATCGCTACCTGCACACGCGCCTGTCCGGGCGGATTCTGTTCTCCCTGCGCGATGACCTTTATCGACATCTGCAAACCCTGTCACCGAGCTTCTATGGACAGCGGCGCATCGGTGATCTGATGTCGCGCCTCGATGGCGACGTTGCGGAGATCCAGCGCTTCGCTGTGGATTCGCTGTTCTCGGCGGTATCGAGCGTGGTTGGCCTGGTGGTGGCGGTGGCGATGCTGCTGACCCTGTCGTGGAAACTTTCACTGCTGGCATTGGTGCTGATTCCCCTCGACATCCTCTGGCTGCGCTGGATGCGGCGCAAAGTCGAGCGCGATGTACGGCAGTTGCGCGAGCGCTCGGCGGACATGTCCTCGTTCATGGTCGAGACCTTGCCGGTAATGAAATTCATCCAGTCTGCCGGCCAGCAACAACGTGAATCGCGCCGTCTGGAGTCGCTTGGTCAAGGCTATATGAGCCAGCTGCTGCGCCTGCAAGTCACCGAGTTTTTTACCCAGGCGGTGCCCGGCACGCTGACGTCATTGTCCCGGGCCTGTGCGTTTTTGATTGGCGGTTATTGGGTGGTGCAGGGGACCTGGCAACTGGGCGCGCTGATCGCGTTTTCCACGTACCTGGGGATGGCGGTCGGACCGGTTCAGAGCCTGCTCGGGCTCTATGTCGCGATTCAGCGGATGACCGTCAGCCTCGGCCGGGTCATGGAACTGCGCGGTGAAGAACCGACCGTGCTAACACCGGTTGAACCCAAGCCGATGCCGACCTCTGGCGAGTTGCGTTTCGACGACGTGCACTTCAGCCATCCCGGTCGTCCGACGACCTTGCGCGGCATCGAAGCGCGAATTCCCTATGGCTTGAAAGTCGCCCTGAGCGGCGGCTCCGGCGTCGGTAAATCAACGCTGATCGATCTGCTGCAACGCCATCACGATCCGCAAGCTGGCCGGGTGCTGCTGGGCGAGGTCGATCTGCGTGAACTGGACCTGTTCCAGCTGCGTCGGCGGATAGCCGTGGTCAGTCAGGACATCGTACTGTTTCGCGGCAGCCTGGCCGACAACCTCGCTTACGCGGTGCCGGACGCCAGCCGTGAAGCGATTGCCGAAGTCGCAAGGCTGGCGCAACTCGACAGCCTGATCGAATCGTTGCCCGAAGGTCTCGACAGTCCGTTGGGCGAACGCGGCCAGCAGTTGTCCGGTGGGCAGAAACAGCGGATCGCCATCGCCCGGGCGTTGTTGCAGGATCCGCTGATTCTGGTGTTGGATGAAGCGACCTCGGCGGTGGATGAAGCCACCGAGCGCGAAGTCATCGAGGCCATCGACCGACTGTTTGCCGGGCGCACGCGGATCCTGATCAGCCATCGTCCTTCCACGCTGGCTGATGCTGATGTGCGTTTTGAATTGCTCGACGGCGTACTCATTTCAAAAGCGGTGCTGCATGAAGCCTGA